Genomic DNA from Setaria italica strain Yugu1 chromosome V, Setaria_italica_v2.0, whole genome shotgun sequence:
TCCCCTTGAATTGCCGGATTGGTGGTGGGTGGGTGCAGCCGGTGATCTCGTACACGCAGAAGACGTGGAAGGCGGCGTCAGGCGAGCCGATGCACGCCGAGAGCGGGTACTGGCGGCCCCGCCCCGACGGCTCCGTCGAGGTGGTCATCGCGCAGAGCACAGGCCTCGCCGAGGTTCAGGTGAGCTCCTAGTGCCGATTAGTATCTTCTCTGCAAGCATACTGTTTAGTTCTGCAATCTGTTTAGTTCTTGGTGAACTACTGCAGATTTTGTTTGCTTTCACCAGCATCGGAGGAATGATTTGTGATGCTGTGCCAAGAGATGCAGGAAACTAGCTGCATCACTAAAACTAGTAATGAATAGCATTTGCCTGCAGAAGTTTTATGATATTCCTGCACTATGGGAAATTTGTATTATCGACGATATATGGAAATGAGTACGAATAGCATTGTACTAGTAAAATAGCTAACTATAATAGTTTTGTGAATTGGAAATGTTACTAGGAAACAGAATAGGAGTTAATGGAAGGAAGTATGACTGTATGAGACAGACAGTCTAGGAACAACTGATACTTTGAGTGCAATTGTGCAAAGTAGGTACAGCTAATAATCATCCCTTGAGCCTTGTTGATGAATTAAAAGTAAAAGTTCCCTTTGTAGTtatttctgtttaaatttaaaTTATATCATGCCTGTGGCTAAAAGGTACTCATAACTTAGATTCAGCATGGTACAAATTAGGATCCATCAGGCGGGGCTAGCTGAAAACTATGTTACTTTCCTGAAAGTTTGTATCTGTTCATATTCCTAAAGTGATGTGTGTTTGATTACTGAGCCACGTTTTTGTTTTTATAAAATTGCAGAAGGGTTCATATGATGCTGAAACGAAAACAGTGACACTCCAAAGCGAACTTGTAGGCAACGCGTCAAAGGTACTTCTCACTGGATAACTATTATTGTTCTCTGTTATCGTCGTTTCTATTACATTTTCATGTCATATATCAGAAAAATGGATCATGATACAGAATATTTCAAGCTTCTATACTGATAGCAAGCTACTCTGGTATTTTACACCAAGAAATCCATCTTTGCTTACGGAAGTCTACTTGTTACATTTCTGCACTATGGATGCCTTTTGTGTTCATGAATTATGCAAGTATAGCTTGGTTGGTCCATCCCATAGGTTCAGTCTGTTTTGAAATTGCTATTTTGAACTTCTGTAGTTTGATTGCATCGCCTTCACACATTATCCTGAGCTGGATGCCTGGATCTATTTACGGATAGTACAATTCTTAATTGCATGGGGTCTCATCTGATTCTGATGACATTCACTGGATACATGGAAGTAGCTATTGTCTTTTCTACTAATACTTAATTTTGCCAGGTGAAGCAGATCACAAGAGCGTTTCAAGTGACAGATGGGGAGCTCTCGTACGTCGTTCAGATGGCAACAATCACAGCTAGCCTACAGCCACATCTCAAGGCCCTTctcaaaaagatttgaagatggCTGCCAATCTCCTATAACGAGGCCTCTTCGCTAACCTGAGAGTTGTGTTGAGCATGCGCTGCTCCGTTATTACCAGTGGGAAACTTCAATAAGCTCTTAGAAACCATCACACATGTAAACTGCTTTGCTTGACACCTCATAATCAACGGTCTCTATTTTGATGTTTGGTTCAAGAAATGGAATGAGTTGATCCAATGATCCATTATCAAGCATGAGCTGCTCCAAAAATCGTTCTGATAAAACCTTTCCGTGTTTTAGCGAGCGTTTAAAGTTAAAATAAACAGCTTAACGTTAAGGGCGGCAAACGAATTTCAAGTGGCCCAGGTTCCAGAGAGTCAAGTGGGCAAAAGCAAACGGGATGTGCATTCCGATGCCACCTCGTACAACCAGTGGCAACCATTCAGAATGCGCTTCAGCCAGGATCAAGAGAATTGAACCGCCATAACAAAGAGCTTGGACCCTAGTTGATTTCTAGGAGATGCAGCAAAAGAAATGAAGCGAAAGAATAGCAACCTGGGGATGCAGAGCGTAAGAAACTAAGAACTACAAGGAAATTCGACATCATGAATGGAAGCATATGATCAAGACAGGTCAACTTTGCAACGGCAACCAAGTACAAATTTTAGCACCATAACTTTAGAGATCCTTAAGCATAACCAGAATATTGAAGGATGTTCTTAGGCCAAACAGCCATATAGCAATTAAAGTCTTAGACACTACAAAAAGCCCAGGACTACTGCAGAGGAGCTCAGCTCCGATCATGCTTCAGTCTGCTCCCTCAAGCGCCGGATCGTGCTCCTGACAGTGACTGCACTAGCAGTGCTGCAAAAAGCACACAAGAATTATaacatttgcaaaaaaaaaaagtatggtTGTTTCGGAGAAAAGAGTCAGACAATTAATTCTTTGGTTGAAATGAACAGACGTACTTCATGGTGTAAGCACCACCAGCCTTGACCTTTCCGCAGTCCTTGCATCCCCAAATTCCAACTGCTTTCCTCTTCACGGCAAACTGGTAAGAGAACACAGCAAAGGTAGCATTAGGGGAAAATAACACTTCACATCTATATCTTACATACAAATGCTCAGCAAGCTTATAAACCATTCAAATATAAGACCAAACAAACAGAATTGAAAGAAATATATTTAAAACAGCCACTTTCAGGATATTAAATCCCTATACAGTCAGTTTAGTCTacttgaccattcaactgaggcaaaaacaaacaaaatcaacaaataaatatatttaACACATGCTGCTTTCATGAGCTCAAATCACTAATAAATTGTTCAGTATAGTTGTGGTGATAACAAATACAAAGTAGTCATAAATAAAGACTAGTAAACAGGTCTAAAACAATCAACAGGAGCCCAACATACCTTTCCACAGAACTCACAGAAGTACTTGGAGTGCTGAGACACCTCCATCTTCTTGATTTGCTTACGCAAGCTAGCACCATACCTAGTTCCTACAACATTGTAATTTGCAAAGGGTTAGCTTCAGAAAGTCCTAGAAGCATGGACAACAGGACAAGAATATAGGCCATATTTTTAATCACATACCATATTTGCCGACAATTCCGGCCTTCTTGGTGCGCTTCGTCTGCAACAGCATTCCAAAAACAACAAATTACACAGCAGCTTAAAAATTTTGTTTATACAGAACTAGTACAAGTGCAGTACTAAAGTATTAATGCATCTTAGAGACAAGCTGATGGTAGATCCACAATAACATCAAGTAGCATACACTCTGGTTGCCAATCCTAACATCAGATATGCAAGGCACTAAAATGTCAGAAAGTAATGCTAGAGACCTACATTCCACTAGCAACCTGTGCAAACCAACCTAGAGTTACAATCCAAGTTAATTAATACATTTAACACATGTGTTCTCTATCAGGTGGAAAAATGCAAGTTACTTGTTCAGGTAACACAAACAACCAAAGAGTACAGGGCTGAGACTCAGATGATTCCAAAGAAAAAGGTGCTACAAGCCATTGTTATGCTAAACACTTGTTCATTAAAAGTGAACCTTGAAAGCTGTCAATATGAGGTATTCATATTCAATAGATTGAACTTAGCACAGGAAGCCATTGTCATGCTATCAGGTGCAAAAGAATTCTAGCAGAACTGAAACATATGGCCAAAACGAACAAAGAACACCACTACGGTGTTGCAGACTTTGTGCAACGTGAGGGTATACTACAGTTCGCAGCAGTGACCAATTAGTACCAGGTGCTTCGTGCTTTCCTTGCACAGAAGGTAAGTTGTTCCATCCCATTGCCCGAACCTCACGACCAAAGTGCGTCCTATACCTTACTGACGGTTCATAACCCCCAGTGACTGTAGCTCGCTAAGAACACTACATCAACGCCTTTAATCTACCTaaacccaaccaaacacattcAGATTCCAAGAGGATTGGGAAAATACAGCTAATGCTCAAGTATTTGAAACCAAAATCGCACCCAAACTCCCAAAGTAGTATAGAGAACTCGTCCCATCACCGCGCATCAAACTGTAGCCAAACTACAATCCTAAGCGCCCACAAACGACCTCGCAATACACATCCTAACAAGCCGCATAGAACCACGCATCATCCGATGAGCAACACGGATTATAGCATGTCCCAGATCTACGATTGCAAATCCGCAGAAGGTACATGACTTCGGCATgggggagatgaggaggagaGAAATGGCGTACCATCGCGTCGACGGGACGAAGGCGGCTGCTGCGACGAGGCgcggggcggcagcgggcggcggcggcggcgcagttgcGGGTAGGGCTCGAGGTGGAGTCACGATAGAGATGTTATATAGGGGCTAGGGTTTCGCGGATGTATATGGATCGGGCCCTTGAACGTTATTGGATTGGGCCAACTGGAGTTTTCCGAATGGCGGAATAACCAACCCAGCCGCGAGGTCCTTCAAATCGACCCATATTTTAGGCATCTCGGCCTCTTGGGCTGAGTTTGGGCCTTCCAATCATTTaacctatccatcttccggaaggCAACAGTATCCTGTACACCTTCCgctttaagattcgtgcaaAAACTAGAAATCTACGGTCCAGgcttcatcttcctcttctctACACGCACAAGCTCCAACTTGTTGAGGCCGTCGTCGTCACTCCTCCTCCACCTTGCCATGCGACGTGGCTGCATTAGGCGAGCTCCGCCTTGCGCCGACGAGCCACGCCCTTAGGGTTCGGGTTTAGGGTTGGGCTGCTCGGTGGCTCCATGTCCTAGGGTTATAAAGGGATGGCCGGGGGCGGTCGTCGGCCCGGCAGAGGTGGCGGTGTGTGGGTAGGACGGCGAGGTGGCGGGGGCGCCGCTCGCCGCAGTGGTGGTGGAGTTTGGTTGGCAAGGGCAAGAGGCGAGGGCGGGGCGCTCAAAGAGAGTAGGGATGGCCGTGGATGCTGGTAGTAGCTCCGGCGGTAGGGGCGCTGTCAGAGCCAGGCAGGACGGTGGGGGAGGTGGGGGCTTCTGGACGAGATGAAGAAGAAAGGTGTGGCATGGCGGCATTGAACAATAGCGAGGGCCGAGGGGGAAGAAGTTGTTTCCTCGTGGGCCTGATGGGCCGTGCGATGTAAACAATTCTTGCCTCGGATGATGTTAATGTGATCAGCGGAATCAAGGAGGGAGAAATGGCCGCTCATGGTCATGTCATCAGGGAGAGAAAGGCTACAGTAGCGCAGTTTGGcactgctgattttgttcaTGAAAACAGGTGCTCCAATGTGGATGCTCACACCATCGCAAGGAGTGCGATTTATGCTGAGTTTGGTAAGCAAGTTTAGCTGTTAAATCCGTCTCAAAGCTATTGTAATTCTTATAACTTTGTTGATGAATATAGAGGTATAGCGCCCGTGTCCACAGACCAAGCGCAAAATTGCTGAGCTTCTCCAAACGTCATCCTCCCCCGTCACTCCATCAGCGCCTGCGttctaaaaaaaggaaaatccaACATCTTTGTTCCAATTTCCAGaccgagaaaaaaaagagagaattgGGGGAAAAAATAAGACGATGGAAATGCGAATCGAACCACCGTCACGGCCACGTTGATGGAACAGCATCTTGGCCGGCTCCTCGAGTAATAACAACGATGATTAGCTGCATTGTTGACACACACTGATCTCACAGGCTCAGAAGTCAGAGCATCGTGGAGGCATAAGCCACCGATATGGGCACCTGCCATGAGTTAGGCTCTCCACAAGCTTCCAcgtaggaaaaaaaagagaggagagaagaaagtgTCTAGATATAGCGAGAGCTGCTAGCACGTGGCCCCGTGCTtgtcctttcttttttctttgcatTCGAGAGTTCCAGGGTGAAGCGGCCGGCGAGCGCAGGTGCGAAGGAGCTCGCTTGGCTCGCTGCATGGACTAAGTAGGGGCACGGCCGTCACGGGATCCGGCGGGAGGCATCTCGAGCGCGGTGCTGTGAGCACGGGCGGAGCGAGGGAAGGGCGTGCCGTGGCCGCCGGCATTAGGGCGAGACGGTATGCTCGGAGCCAGACTCCACGGGCACGCAGCCAGAAGCAGGTCGCTAGCAGGAGGAGGATGGCCGTCGAGCCTCGCGAGCGGCCGCCGCTCATGGCTCCGTTGAGCCGCTGCCCTGATTATTAGGTGCTGTAAAGCTGACGGCGACCGACGACTAGCGCCACAGTGCTCCGGCCACATGCTTAAAAACAACATGTTCATTGGCTGTTGCCTGGTCCGTTCGTCCGTTACGTGACAACTGCAAGGCAGCAGCTCCAAAACCATCGCGTGCGTTTCACTAACAACGCAACCTGCCGGTTCAAACCTCCAACACGTCCTCGACTTGATTTAATTTCTTTTGCACCATTTTCTCCCCTGTACCTTGTGTCTAGGACGACGATTGTTTACCTTGATTTGGTCAATCGTCAGGAATTAAAGCTGCGTGACTGGAAGAACCCGATGCTTGTCTGCTAGGCAAGTCACTCACGGAGTCCAGAGAATCCATTGCAGCAAGTAACAAACACCCTTTTGGCCTTTTCAATTTGATCTGTGTGCAGGGCACGGCAAGGCAACGCAGAGGCGCCCTTGCACATCGCCGTCGCGTAGCTAGCGGCGGCACGCGATGGGTTACCGAGAAGAGGACAGGCAAGATTAGACCTGCTTATAATCCGACTCTAATTCACGACAGTCCACATcaagttaatttattttttttaacccaACTCACCCATATTTATATTATCTAAATCCAAACCAATCCACCTTACTACTACTCGAGATAGAACTCATGAATTTGCtataaaaaaatcatgattTGCTATATAAATCTATGGGCTCATATAAAAAACTCgtatatatttgaaataaatgtaAGTCCAACATGTGGATCTTACGTCAAGAGCCGGACTTTAAAACTAAAATATCATGTTCACACTTTAATTTTAGCGAATTTGATCGAAATTTATTGGAGATGACAGAATTTGACTGCCCGATACTTTGTGCTaaatagtatggctaaacaTACATTTGGACCCTGCATTAAGAGCCCGACCCTAGAATTAAAACCtcatgttcacaccttaaaattttagcgaaattcatcaaaatttgttggagatgactcaaTTTGACTGCCTAGTACGTTGTGTAaaatagtatggctaaacaTACATGTGGGTCCCGCGTTAAGAGCCGGACCCTAGAATTAAAACCTCTcgttcacactttaaaattttagcgaaattgattgaaatttgttggagatgactcagTTTAAATATctgctactttgtgcaaaatagtaTAGCTGGACATATATATGGGTCCcacgtcaagagtcggaccctcaAACTAAAACTTCCctttcacactttaaaattttaacaaaattgattaaaatttgttggagatcatttagtttaataattagctaCTTCATGTGAAAAAGTATAGGTGGACTTATATGTAGGCTCATCAAGAATCGGATCCTTAAATTATTTTGTGAATCAAACCGATGCAACCGACTCTACACCACTCCAAAACTATTTCCTCTTAGGCCTCTTTCGTTTCACCAGGATTGGATTCCAGCCAGGATTACTTCCAGGTCCGTTTTGAGTGATTACACCCGTGTCACTCAATCCGACTAGGATTTATTCCAGGGGTGAGGAGGTATGGTTTCAATCCGGGTCATCTAATATAGAAGGATTCCAATCCAGATCGTTTTTCGTTCCAGGCCAGACTAAAACGAACAACACTTTCAATGCAAGTCTGGTTTCAAACCGGGCCACTTCAAACCACCCGGAATGGACCTCATTACGGGCCAATCCGATGAAAACGAATGAGGCCTTAGGAGGAATCCAAACTAAACCAAACCATTTAATGAATCAACCTATTAATAACCAATCTAAACAACTTCCAAAAGAAATTCATCCATTAAAACTATTAAACCCAATCCAATTAGCAGGGCTAGGCAAGATGCACGTCTAGGCACGTGCAGAAAGATGCCGTTGCGAGCATGGAGATTTGAGAACGAAGCACGACGTGCAGGGATCCGCCGAGGTCTGCGCGAGT
This window encodes:
- the LOC101779365 gene encoding 60S ribosomal protein L37a-1 isoform X1, which codes for MLLQTKRTKKAGIVGKYGTRYGASLRKQIKKMEVSQHSKYFCEFCGKFAVKRKAVGIWGCKDCGKVKAGGAYTMNTASAVTVRSTIRRLREQTEA
- the LOC101778957 gene encoding UPF0678 fatty acid-binding protein-like protein At1g79260, encoding METAGAATPPTQPPATHPAVAPLAFLLGKWRGEGEGSFPAISSFRYGEELLFSHHPSKPVISYTQKTWKAASGEPMHAESGYWRPRPDGSVEVVIAQSTGLAEVQKGSYDAETKTVTLQSELVGNASKVKQITRAFQVTDGELSYVVQMATITASLQPHLKALLKKI
- the LOC101779365 gene encoding 60S ribosomal protein L37a-1 isoform X2; the protein is MTKRTKKAGIVGKYGTRYGASLRKQIKKMEVSQHSKYFCEFCGKFAVKRKAVGIWGCKDCGKVKAGGAYTMNTASAVTVRSTIRRLREQTEA